A window of the Podospora bellae-mahoneyi strain CBS 112042 chromosome 6, whole genome shotgun sequence genome harbors these coding sequences:
- a CDS encoding hypothetical protein (BUSCO:EOG09261IEV; EggNog:ENOG503NUPG; COG:O) → MTEIVMSQTPPILHGPSEKERKYDRQLRLWAASGQAALESANILLVNSGPGTVGVETLKNLVLPGIGRFAIYDEARVEEADLGVNFFLDEDSLGKPRSESLTGHLLELNPEVQGDWYPNENVKTLDSLLTSSPVFTTIIYTHPITPENLSLLESHGQQHQTPLVAIHSAGFYSYFRINLPGAFPIVDTHPDETATTDLRLLAPWPELAVFAEELAKNIDDLSDFEHGHLPYVVILLHYLERWKAEHDGSYPSTYKEKTEFRRIVQGAARTQNAEGGEENFDEAAAAVLKTLVVPSLPSGLKEIFEYERTNPAEQKSGFWVIADAVKAFYEKHKCLPLPGKVPDMKAQSNVYIQLQNIYKAKARKDAAEILETVQATAGGQTIDPAEVDLFCKNAAFVKLINATTGKISRADRLKEVAAQEFRNDEQAEMTLQPLSLLPIYLAMQATAHQVETEDGRGWPRQEEVLARVAKMVPGADENERVCQAVGEVARAEGGELHNVAALTGGMVAQEMIKIITKQYIPIDNTCLFDGISSRCQILRL, encoded by the exons ATGACCGAAATCGTAATGAGCCAGACACCACCGATTCTGCATGGCCCTTCAGAAAAGGAACGGAAATATGATCGTCAGCTTCGCCTATGGGCTGCCAGTGGCCAAGCTGCCCTCGAGTCAGCTAATATCTTGCTGGTGAACTCTGGCCCTGGCACAGTGGGTGTTGAGACTTTGAAGAACCTGGTATTGCCAG GAATTGGTCGCTTTGCCATTTATGATGAAGCTAGGGTCGAGGAAGCAGACTTGGGCGTCAACTTCTTTCTGGATGAGGACAGCCTGGGAAAGCCGAGGTCAGAGAGTCTCACAGGACATCTGTTGGAGCTGAACCCAGAGGTCCAGGGTGACTGGTATCCGAATGAG AATGTCAAGACTTTAGACTCCCTCCTCACGAGTTCCCCCGTCTTCACAACCATCATATATACACACCCCATCACACCAGAGAACCTCTCGCTTCTGGAATCACAtgggcaacaacaccaaaccccGCTGGTGGCGATACACTCCGCTGGCTTCTACTCTTACTTCCGCATCAACCTCCCAGGAGCTTTCCCCATCGTCGATACACATCCAGACGAGACAGCCACGACAGACCTTCGCCTCCTCGCCCCATGGCCTGAGTTGGCTGTGTTCGCGGAGGAGCTAGCGAAGAACATTGATGATCTGTCTGACTTCGAGCATGGTCACCTGCCTTATGTCGTGATATTGCTCCACTATCTTGAGAGATGGAAAGCGGAGCATGATGGCAGCTACCCCTCAACCTACAAGGAGAAGACCGAGTTTCGTCGGATAGTCCAGGGCGCAGCGAGGACCCAGAATGCCGAGGGTGGCGAAGAGAACTTTGATGAAGCGGCTGCTGCCGTGCTCAAGACCCTTGTGGTGCCATCACTACCGtcggggttgaaggagatcTTCGAATACGAGCGCACAAACCCA GCGGAGCAAAAGTCCGGGTTCTGGGTGATCGCCGACGCGGTCAAGGCCTTCTACGAGAAGCACAAGTGCTTACCCCTCCCGGGGAAAGTGCCTGACATGAAGGCCCAGTCCAATGTGTACATTCAGCTCCAGAATATCTACAAGGCAAAGGCACGCAAGGATGCTGCTGAGATCTTGGAAACCGTCCAAGCTACGGCCGGTGGCCAGACCATCGATCCCGCAGAAGTGGACCTCTTCTGCAAGAACGCAGCCTTTGTCAAGCTCATCAACGCAACGACGGGGAAGATCAGCAGGGCAGATCGCTTGAAGGAGGTAGCAG CTCAAGAGTTTCGCAACGACGAGCAAGCCGAAATGACCCTCCAGCCACTCTCGCTTCTCCCCATTTATCTCGCCATGCAGGCAACAGCCCACCAAGTTGAGACAGAAGACGGCCGCGGCTGGCCTAGACAAGAGGAGGTGTTGGCAAGGGTAGCCAAGATGGTGCCCGGGGCAGACGAGAACGAGAGGGTTTGCcaggcggtgggggaggtggctcGCGCCGAGGGGGGCGAGCTGCACAATGTTGCTGCGCTGacgggggggatggtggcgCAGGAGATGATCAAGATCATTACTAAGCAGTATATCCCTATTGATAATACTTGCTTATTTGACGGCATTAGCAGCCGATGCCAGATCCTTCGCCTATAG
- a CDS encoding hypothetical protein (EggNog:ENOG503NZ0T; COG:B) — translation MAPSIPVPTQGGMFHTFQGVTPRKQSTDSQDSTKTSSTGTAKRITTPHACAECKRRKIRCDGQQPCGQCLSSRAPKRCFYDKHRQRVIPSRKTLEALSQSLEECRSILKRLYPTQDVQSLLPLSRQELLSLLDRPTIDTSVGGLPSPPLNTSPMSDLDSPMIPKTENLLEQMPSRDTEWDEERRGRDPIPAEADDINALSLSVDRQTSYLGASSIKAALMVMLKVQPGLRNSLAAPLNGVEMSHNYPAIRQKPTTQKDPQRIPWSWKGQTLIDAYFKRIHAFVPMLDESTFRADYLEGQRTDAPWLALLNMVFAMGSIAAMKSDDYNHINYYNRAMEHLPMDAFGSSHIETVQALALIGGYYLHYINRPNMANAVLGAAIRMASALGLHRESITVGLPGSDIIAAETRRRTWWSLFCLDTWATTTMGRPSFGRWGPAINIRPPEFGINANRDSSQHAGILPLIENIKFCKIATQIQDMLAITPLLRTEDRCAIDAQLVNWYTSLPWLLRTTDPCAEPLYMARCIMKWRYQNLRMLLHRPVLLSLASSGLNPHTQACDADLQAIETCRELAAATIEDVGREWTRNQMSGWNAVWFLYQAAMVPLVSVFWQWGSPRVPEWLKQIEQVLDLLEVMEEWSLAARRSREVVWRMYEASRAVQAQGAAARSQSPAGLHITTTADSIVVGGGEVHMSPIGLEPVDGMGGMMGLLDQGGLWDLDGMYWGGNGPQSPTHTGNPDDSAAAAEFAAYAAAQQAASAAHHHHPELMQHVDYGMMHHHHAGHHHVGMEGFGYVQ, via the exons ATGGCCCCATCAATCCCAGTTCCCACCCAGGGTGGCATGTTCCACACCTTCCAAGGCGTCACCCCACGGAAGCAGTCAACAGACTCTCAAGATAGCACAAAGACCAGCTCCACAGGTACAGCCAAGAGAATAACAACACCACATGCTTGTGCCGAGTGCAAGAGACGGAAGAT CCGCTGTGATGGTCAACAACCATGTGGCCAATGCCTCTCCAGCCGGGCTCCCAAGAGATGTTTCTACGACAAGCACAGACAAAGAGTGATCCCATCACGCAAGACACTCGAAGCTCTATCACAGTCCCTCGAAGAATGCCGGTCGATCCTGAAGCGGTTATACCCAACACAAGATGTGCAGTCTCTTCTGCCTCTCTCCAGACAAGAActcctcagccttcttgACAGGCCAACAATAGATACTTCGGTCGGCGGCttaccatcaccaccattaAACACCAGTCCCATGTCGGACTTGGACTCACCAATGATTCCAAAGACGGAGAACCTGCTCGAGCAGATGCCATCCAGAGACACAGAATGGGACGAGGagcgaagagggagagacCCGATCCCAGCCGAAGCCGACGACATCAACGCTCTCTCGCTCTCAGTAGACCGCCAAACATCCTATCTCGGTGCCTCCTCCATTAAGGCCGCCCTCATGGTCATGCTCAAGGTCCAACCCGGCCTCCGAAACTCCCTCGCAGCCCCATTAAACGGAGTCGAGATGTCCCATAACTACCCTGCCATCCGCCAGaagcccaccacccaaaaggACCCCCAACGCATCCCATGGTCCTGGAAGGGCCAAACACTCATCGACGCCTACTTCAAACGCATCCACGCTTTCGTTCCAATGCTCGACGAGTCCACCTTCCGCGCTGATTACCTCGAAGGCCAACGAACCGACGCCCCATGGCTCGCTCTGCTCAACATGGTCTTTGCCATGGGTTCCATCGCGGCTATGAAATCGGACGACTACAACCACATCAACTACTACAACCGCGCCATGGAGCACCTTCCCATGGACGCCTTTGGCTCCTCCCACATCGAGACGGTCCAGGCCCTCGCTCTCATCGGAGGTTACTACCTCCACTACATCAACCGgcccaacatggccaacGCCGTCCTCGGCGCCGCCATCCGCATGGCCTCCGCTTTGGGTCTTCACCGTGAGTCCATCACGGTAGGTCTCCCAGGTAGCGACATCATCGCAGCAGAAACCCGCCGCAGAACCTGGTGGTCCCTCTTCTGCCTCGACACatgggccaccaccaccatgggcCGTCCCTCGTTCGGCCGCTGGGGTCCCGCGATCAACATCCGCCCCCCCGAGTTCGGCATCAACGCCAACCGGGATTCATCCCAGCACGCAGGAATCCTTCCTCTGATCGAAAACATCAAATTCTGCAAGATCGCCACTCAAATCCAAGACATGCtcgccatcaccccccttctcagGACAGAAGACCGCTGCGCCATCGACGCCCAGCTCGTAAACTGgtacacctccctcccttggCTCTTGCGGACAACCGACCCTTGCGCGGAACCGCTCTACATGGCCCGCTGCATCATGAAGTGGCGCTACCAAAACTTACGcatgctcctccaccgccccgtcctcctctcccttgcctcctccggcctcaACCCCCACACCCAAGCCTGCGACGCGGACCTTCAAGCCATTGAGACCTGCCGTGAACTCGCCGCGGCCACCATCGAAGACGTCGGCCGTGAATGGACCCGCAACCAAATGAGCGGCTGGAACGCAGTCTGGTTCCTTTACCAAGCAGCCATGGTCCCGCTCGTCTCCGTCTTCTGGCAATGGGGCTCTCCCCGCGTGCCAGAGTGGCTCAAGCAAATCGAGCAagtcctcgacctcctcgaggTCATGGAGGAGTGGTCCCTCGCCGCCCGGCGCTCAAGAGAGGTAGTCTGGCGCATGTACGAAGCCTCCCGGGCagtccaagcccaaggcGCCGCTGCCCGCTCCCAATCCCCCGCCGGCctccacatcaccaccacagccgaCAGCATCgttgtcggcggcggagaagttCACATGAGCCCCATTGGTCTCGAGCCAGTCGACGGAATGGGGGGTATGATGGGCCTGCTTGATCAAGGGGGTCTATGGGATCTAGACGGGATGTACTGGGGTGGAAACGGCCCTCAGTCCCCAACACACACTGGAAACCCAGACGACagcgccgctgccgccgagtTTGCCGCTTACGCTGCTGCTCAACAAGCGGCCTCCGCcgctcatcaccaccaccccgagcTGATGCAGCATGTGGACTATGGGATgatgcaccaccaccacgctGGACATCATCACGTGGGGATGGAGGGCTTTGGGTATGTTCAGTGA
- a CDS encoding hypothetical protein (COG:O; EggNog:ENOG503P4U0), with the protein MPVYLKCKVQGCDAELVNGMVVTSCMHILCNQCAITHGFGNEPPWSCPVCRKHLEEEEICNHQDWESSVQDAVQLMYGLSPTMIMEAASSAMAFWSQQLEVQMSVAPSYTYLFDSYMLTAKDQRTVEKRRNCREPVLAGKLNMMQYKGRRKLFRASVKISTEIWKKEIRNCYIFGVSTTNSKRSVENFRSSSIRCVPRKGHHNESKSPQAVFAQEIFHKQDMESEIQDCRALHFQGPTGSIGPDM; encoded by the exons ATGCCTGTTTATCTGAAGTGCAAGGTCCAGGGCTGCGATGCCGAGTTGGTGAATGGCATGGTTGTCACCTCTTGTAT GCACATCCTCTGTAACCAATGCGCTATCACCCATGGCTTCGGAAATGAGCCACCATGGAGCTGCCCGGTGTGCAGAAAACatcttgaggaagaagaaatctGCAATCATCAGGACTGGGAATCATCGGTTCAAGATGCGGTCCAGTTGATGTATGGGCTCAGCCCAACAATGATCATGGAAGCTGCTTCAAGTGCGATGGCGTTCTGGTCACAGCAATTAGAAGTACAAATGTCAGTTGCTCCCTCATATACCTATCTTTTTGACAGCTACATGCTCACTGCAAAAGATCAAAGGACGGTCGAGAAAAGGCGGAATTGTCGAGAACCTGTGCTGGCTGGAAAGCTAAATATGATG CAATAcaaagggaggaggaaactATTTCGCGCCAGTGTGAAGATCTCAACAGAGATctggaaaaaagaaataagGAACTGCTACATTTTCGGAGTGTCTACGACAAACTCAAAAAGAAGTGTCGAGAACTTCAGGAGCAGCTCTATCAGATGCGTGCCGAGGAAGGGACATCACAACGAGAGCAAGTCTCCTCAGGCCGTCTTCGCCCAAGAGATCTTCCACAAGCAGGACATGGAGTCAGAGATACAAGACTGCCGCGCGCTGCATTTTCAGGGGCCGACCGGATCAATAGGCCCAGATATGTGA
- a CDS encoding hypothetical protein (COG:U; EggNog:ENOG503NW96) codes for MKAKPSDPVVTVTPVAMDSENEAIAVTETTIDSADEKPPVTNTPANSEAEKYSSVRVVQLIANTPPSTPRPFFVEGRPTIPRTRYLILVFGLTSGLFLSMLDASIVATSLFSIASDMKNFEHINWVALAYGLTYLGFAALVARVSDVVGRGDAFVVAFCIFIAFSLGCGFSETIEHLIICRAFQGVGAGGLYSISMIVLPELTPDKNKKYIGAFVGLVIATSGVMGPVMGGVLTQYITWRWLFWINGPIGAVALMLFIPAWPAEEYLPIYEDRSWKELDYLGSFLLMAFAVLVVFPFQNLSSQKSEGDLSNMNPYAQPTFIYPLVGAALALLLLIGWQTFAIRGPRKLKSLAFAFPPSLCNRKYIATILVTALTGFLYLLSVYAFPIRFQVVHGKSSLEAGLMLLPMLASSAIGTVTASLFNNGCITGQKKPRFFETFLLACLTMLIGCAVQTTLGDTDDGSITGFDAKDVGLMSLIGFGFGMSACGATMFINLESPIGDHASAQGIITQFRILGGSIGIAVSSAILGGKHRPSTTPEMSSLVLAHIVSPTPDFGDDDWAAIRKVYTSALREDMKVCCGVLAAAVVCSLFVYRRYGLTTGEIMELRYEEEQDRRIGLLREDVEPHVRVVRDKLVKIGEEIFEGKRRPFPGIKRGRTRFGEEIEGV; via the exons ATGAAAGCCAAACCTTCAGACCCGGTGGTGACCGTCACTCCAGTGGCAATGGACTCTGAAAACGAGGCCATCGCTGTCACCGAAACCACCATCGACTCTGCAGATGAGAAGCCCCCGGTTACCAACACCCCAGCGAACTCGGAAGCAGAGAAATATTCTTCTGTTCGCGTTGTCCAACTCATCGCGAACACACCTCCCTCTACACCCAGACCTTTCTTTGTTGAAGGTAGGCCTACCATTCCACGCACCCGCTACCTCATTCTCGTCTTTGG TCTGACATCCggtctcttcctctccatgcTCGATGCCTCCATTGTTGCGACCTCTCTGTTCAGCATTGCTAGTGATATGAAGAATTTTGAGCATATAAACTGGGTGGCCTTGGCCTATGGTCTCACTTATCTCGGTTTCGCTGCACTTGTTGCCCGCGTGTCCGATGTGGTTGGCCGTGGAGATGCTTTCGTCGTTGCATTTTGTATCTTCATTGCATTCTCTCTTGGCTGTGGTTTCAGCGAGACTATTGAGCACCTTATTATTTGTCGTGCTTTCCAAGGAGTAGGCGCCGGAG GACTTTACAGTATCAGCATGATCGTCTTGCCCGAGCTGACTCcggacaagaacaagaagtACATTGGTGCCTTTGTCGGCCTGGTGATTGCCACTTCAGGTGTGATGGGGCCTGTCATGGGTGGGGTTTTGACTCAATATATCACTTGGAGATGGCTCTTTTGGATCAA CGGCCCTATTGGTGCTGTGGCTCTCATGCTGTTTATTCCGGCTTGGCCCGCCGAGGAATATCTGCCCATTTATGAGGACCGGTCCTGGAAGGAGCTGGACTATCTTGGGTCTTTCCTTCT TATGGCCTTCGCAGTCCTGGTTGTTTTTCCCTTCCAGAACCTATCAAGTCAAAAGTCAGAGGGCGACTTGTCCAACATGAATCCATACGCCCAGCCAACATTCATCTACCCCCTCGTCGGCGCCGCCCTTGCTCTCTTGCTGCTCATCGGCTGGCAAACATTTGCTATCCGTGGCCCTCGGAAACTCAAGTCCCTCGCCTTTgccttccccccttccctttgcAACCGAAAGTACATCGCCACAATTTTGGTCACAGCCCTAACCGGCTTCCTTTACCTCTTGTCCGTGTACGCATTTCCCATCCGCTTCCAAGTCGTCCACGGGAAATCATCCCTCGAAGCAGGCCTCATGCTCCTCCCTATGCtagcctcctcggccatcgGAACTGTCACAGCCAGTCTATTCAACAACGGGTGCATAACAGGGCAGAAGAAACCTCGCTTTTTTGAGACGTTTCTCCTCGCCTGTCTGACTATGCTCATCGGCTGCGCCGTCCAGACAACACTGGGTGACACCGATGACGGGAGCATCACCGGGTTCGACGCCAAAGATGTCGGGTTGATGTCCCTCATTGGCTTTGGGTTTGGTATGTCGGCCTGCGGAGCGACAATGTTTATCAACCTCGAAAGTCCCATCGGAGATCACG CATCCGCCCAAGGCATCATAACCCAATTCCGCATCCTAGGCGGCTCAATCGGCATTGCTGTCTCTTCCGCCATCTTGGGGGGGAAACACCGtccttcaacaacccccgaAATGAGCTCTCTCGTCCTGGCTCACATTGTCAGCCCAACGCCAGACTTTGGCGATGATGACTGGGCCGCTATTCGCAAGGTGTATACCTCTGCGTTGAGGGAGGACATGAAAGTCTGCTGCGGGGTGTTGGctgcggcggtggtgtgcaGTCTGTTTGTTTACCGCCGGTACGGGCTCACGACGGGGGAGATTATGGAGTTGAGgtatgaggaggagcaggataGGAGGATTGGGCttttgagggaggatgtggagccTCATGtaagggtggtgagggataaGTTGGtcaagattggggaggagatcTTTGAGGGGAAGCGGAGGCCTTTTCCCGGGATTAAGcgtgggaggacgaggtttggggaggagattgagggaGTTTAG
- a CDS encoding hypothetical protein (EggNog:ENOG503NUT1; COG:C), which translates to MKNMKQYYSGAYCVLGLSAGEGHGAGFLAERKRREVVTFEGGGGGQFHITEAIDDFGKQVLQGPLRSRGWVLQEHALARRAVFFTEAQTYWECGEGVRCETGTRMNNTRAAFLGDPNLLNEC; encoded by the exons ATGAAAAACATGAAGCAGTATTACTCTGGGGCATACTGTGTTCTGGGCCTCAGCGCGGGCGAGGGACACGGGGCTGGGTTTCTAgcggagagaaagagaagggaagTGGTGACGTttgaaggtggaggtggaggccAGTTTCACATTACGGAAGCAATAGATGATTTTGGGAAGCAGGTTCTTCAAGGGCCGCTCAGAAGTCGGGGGTGGGTGTTGCAGGAACATGCTTTGGCGAGGCGAGCGGTGTTCTTTACGGAGGCTCAGACGTATTGGGAATGCGGAGAAGGGGTTAGGTGCGAGACGGGCACAAGGATGAATAA CACCCGCGCAGCCTTCTTGGGCGATCCGAACCTCCTCAATGAATGTTGA
- a CDS encoding hypothetical protein (EggNog:ENOG503P1P9; COG:S): protein MITTIWTRGLRELSIRSHHHPSLISQFYIFILTFTLKRPGDQLSTFFYSHLSFPTSRRQGPLYNLYHFIHFFKKHQPHILIMSPSLTTLLTLLLPVLPLVTAHGAIVQATGNAGGSGMALGIDTTTPRDGTRRRPFQQDSTRFRGSSAQTFGETIGAGDNQLEAGTRAILAETGDQLPQVTPGGEVSMMLHQVNADGGGPYQCMINADATGQQWSNIQVTQNVPGRNSRNRQGQTTAFPLTASIPPNQQCTGTVAGQENVCLVRCQNSARAGPFGGVVPVQMAGAAGNNNADNNVEVGNGNNGTDTGAANARRLLARSVKASEMKLQALIQRAVELDGDLRDPDVLAEFLEDFEA, encoded by the exons ATGATCACAACGATATGGACGAGAGGGCTGAGAGAATTGTCTATAagaagccatcaccatccctcTCTCATCAGCCAGTTCtacatcttcatcctcaccttcaccctcaagCGTCCAGGAGACCAACTCAGCACCTTCTTCTATTCACATCTATCTTTTCCAACCTCCCGCCGGCAGGGTCCCCTTTACAACCTCTATCACTTTATTCACTTCTtcaaaaaacaccaacctcacatcctcatcatgtctccctctctcaccacccttctcaccctcctcctcccggtcctccccctcgtcacCGCCCATGGCGCCATCGTCCAAGCAACCGGCAACGCAGGCGGCTCCGGCATGGCCCTCGgcatcgacaccaccactccccgTGACGGCACCCGCCGCCGTCCCTTCCAGCAGGACTCCACCCGCTTCCGTGGCTCGTCTGCTCAAACCTTTGGTGAGACGATCGGTGCCGGCGATAACCAGCTTGAAGCCGGCACGAGGGCTATTCTCGCTGAGACAGGAGACCAGCTTCCCCAGGTCACCCCAGGAGGTGAGGTCTCGATGATGCTTCACCAGGTCAACGCCGATGGCGGTGGTCCCTACCAGTGCATGATCAATGCCGATGCCACAGGCCAACAATGGTCCAACATCCAAGTCACACAAAATGTCCCAGGGCGCAACTCTCGCAATCGG CAAGGACAAACTACCGCTTTCCCCCTGACGGCTAGCATCCCCCCTAATCAGCAGTGCACGGGGACTGTCGCTGGTCAGGAGAATGTCTGCCTTGTGAGGTGCCAGAACAGCGCCAGAGCTGGACCGTTCGGGGGTGTTGTGCCGGTGCAGATGGCTGGCGCAGCTGGTAACAACAATGCTGACAACAATGTGGAGGTTGGCAATGGAAACAACGGCACTGACACTGGAGCTGCGAACGCCAGACGCCTCCTCGCTCGCAGCGTGAAGGCGTCGGAGATGAAGCTGCAGGCGCTCATCCAGAGGGCGGTCGAGCTTGATGGTGATTTGAGGGATCCCGATGTGCTGGCTGAGTTCTTGGAGGACTTTGAGGCTTAA
- the ASB6 gene encoding Ankyrin repeat and SOCS box protein 6 (COG:I; EggNog:ENOG50KOG0504), whose amino-acid sequence MADPLSLVASAIAIIQGGEKLRKLVRKAQELNTAPAEVELLLREISEARTSFTSLQSTVIAAAQGARPINFEALRSLLHQYASLLDSMELLVDKYLLKSPKQDAEWGDERAGMERSVVRLGWVRKKTKVHEMQDKLRNVRFLIVESENYASGALGVVTTASKPNELPLAKTEETQTITEEMTKVNHQNLPPGPIPSTFMCGPCKCACHSTWTLLFTTWKNLGGTVAMRSRGFPFQRKDCDVSSCKRRSQPMISGAFHLPHWIASPAIILTFINGPSISVSLTVARIVPPDSDIFRYIQTGNCSGLQTLLLKGQASPADMIESLYGTLDALLFALNCNQYEICQLLLSCGADPHAENSTKLTDSAANMAWNLSIESPSPANNARKHLIESTFPAPLDLDRRQFSLLHKTVLGLAYTNLPALLATCSSDALNARDCHGRTAVLMAAWRGDLKAVTEILAAGADPDLHDGGGRSPLHYAAMTASDVCTRALVRGGADVNKVDNYDETPLHCACSCARLANVEYLLSVGAWLDMANERGVTPLMAAVMAGDVGVVEALIAYGANVEVKDKGGETAVGLAVWGDQTDIVGVLVDKHKRESEA is encoded by the exons ATGGCTGACCCGCTGAGTCTTGTGGCCAGCGCTATCGCCATTATCCAGGGTGGTGAAAAGCTGCGAAAGCTTGTTCGCAAGGCTCAGGAACTCAATACAGCACCCGCAGAagtcgagcttcttcttcgagaGATCTCTGAAGCCAGGACATCCTTCACCTCTCTCCAATCTACCGTCATTGCGGCTGCCCAAGGTGCCAGACCCATCAATTTTGAGGCATTACGGAGCCTGCTTCATCAATATGCTTCTCTCCTTGACTCTAtggagctgctggtggaCAAGTATCTTCTCAAATCGCCCAAGCAAGATGCTGAGTGGGGAGATGAAAGGGCAGGAATGGAGAGGTCTGTTGTGAGGCTGGGATGGGTTCGGAAAAAGACAAAGGTGCATGAGATGCAAGACAAGCTTCGGAATGTCCGCTTTCTGATCGTTG AGAGCGAAAACTACGCGTCAGGGGCTCTAGGGGTAGTTACCACCGCATCCAAGCCAAACGAGTTACCACTGGCTAAGACGGAGGAAACCCAGACAATAACAGAGGAAATGACAAAGGTGAATCATCAGAATCTTCCTCCTGGGCCTATCCCATCGACTTTCATGTGCGGCCCATGCAAGTGTGCCTGCCACAGCACATGGACACTGCTGTTCACGACATGGAAGAATCTCGGTGGCACAGTAGCCATGCGATCTCGTGGATTCCCTTTCCAACGCAAGGACTGCGACGTCTCGTCTTGCAAACGCAGATCACAGCCCATGATTAGCGGCGCATTTCACCTCCCTCACTGGATCGCCTCCCCCGCGATCATACTCACCTTCATCAACGGACCCTCCATATCCGTCTCGCTGACAGTTGCACGCATTGTCCCCCCTGACTCGGACATCTTCCGCTACATCCAGACGGGCAACTGCTCTGGTCTGCAAACCCTGCTCCTCAAAGGCCAAGCTTCTCCCGCAGACATGATCGAGTCTCTGTACGGGACCCTCGACGCCCTCCTTTTCGCCCTCAACTGCAACCAATACGAGATttgccagcttctcctctcctgcgGCGCCGACCCCCACGCTGAAAACAGCACCAAGCTGACCGACTCGGCCGCCAACATGGCCTGGAATCTTTCCATCGAGAGTCCATCCCCAGCCAACAACGCACGGAAACACCTCATCGAGTCTACATTCCCGGCCCCGTTGGACCTCGACCGGCGCCAGTTCTCACTCCTGCACAAGACCGTCCTCGGCCTTGCCTacaccaacctcccagcACTGCTCGCTACCTGCTCATCCGACGCCCTCAACGCCCGCGACTGTCACGGCCGTACCGCTGTCCTCATGGCCGCCTGGCGCGGCGATCTGAAAGCCGTGACTGAAATCCTTGCAGCTGGCGCCGATCCCGACTTGCacgatggtggtggccgcTCCCCGCTGCATTACGCAGCTATGACGGCATCAGATGTTTGTACTCGGGCCCTGGTGCGGGGTGGTGCGGATGTCAACAAGGTCGACAACTATGATGAGACGCCGCTGCATTGTGCGTGTAGCTGCGCCCGCTTGGCCAATGTAGAGTACCTCCTATCTGTGGGGGCGTGGCTGGACATGGCAAACGAGCGGGGTGTGACGCCTCTTATGGCGGCAGTCATGGCGGGAGAtgtgggggttgttgaggcgTTGATAGCATACGGGGCGAACGTGGAGGTCAAGGATAAGGGTGGTGAGACGGCGGTTGGGCTGGCGGTGTGGGGAGACCAGACGGATATtgtgggggtgttggtggataAGCACAAAAGGGAGAGCGAGGCTTGA